The Deltaproteobacteria bacterium genome includes a window with the following:
- a CDS encoding succinate--CoA ligase subunit beta, translated as MKLYEYEAKKIFEGAGISIPRGALAASPEQVRSLAEQLKGPIVLKPQTLSKQRGKAGLIGFADTPQEAEALGRSLFGRTHEGELIDTILVEEKVLLKGELYLGMAVDYPREQPVILLSPSGGIEIETLSQEKPGLIKKWPINISQGLTDSEALTLAQFIYDRQPEAAQGGGPFELKQLLLCFYEVFRKYDCELAEINPLGIREDGSFIALDGALVIDDEAQFRHPELLRPRAQSEESFKQEQAYKAKGWTYIQMGGEIGILSSGAGITMAILDLIHLKGGKAANFLDTAQMNRQGIYEAFQIFHNSTGIRCLLINIFAGLNRCDELADGIKDYLMAYQPPFPIVVRMVGNREKEGREILERIGITPIAGLEESIDQVIALVRGPR; from the coding sequence ATGAAGCTCTATGAGTATGAAGCCAAAAAAATATTCGAAGGGGCTGGGATCTCCATACCCCGAGGGGCACTGGCCGCTTCCCCCGAACAGGTCCGTAGCCTGGCCGAGCAATTAAAAGGGCCCATAGTGCTGAAACCGCAAACCCTTTCCAAACAGAGAGGGAAAGCCGGATTGATCGGCTTTGCCGATACCCCGCAGGAGGCGGAAGCCTTGGGCCGATCACTTTTCGGCCGAACCCATGAGGGGGAACTGATTGACACGATTTTAGTCGAGGAAAAGGTCTTGCTGAAGGGAGAGCTTTATCTTGGTATGGCCGTAGACTACCCCAGGGAGCAACCGGTTATTCTACTTAGCCCCAGTGGCGGAATTGAAATTGAGACCCTGTCCCAGGAAAAACCCGGTTTAATAAAAAAATGGCCCATAAATATTTCGCAGGGACTTACCGATTCGGAGGCCTTGACCCTGGCCCAATTTATTTATGACCGGCAACCGGAGGCGGCCCAGGGAGGGGGACCATTCGAGCTTAAGCAGCTCCTGCTGTGTTTTTATGAGGTCTTCCGGAAATATGATTGTGAACTGGCCGAGATCAATCCTCTGGGGATTCGGGAAGATGGCTCTTTCATTGCCCTGGATGGTGCACTAGTCATCGATGATGAAGCCCAGTTCAGGCACCCTGAACTGCTGCGGCCCCGGGCTCAATCAGAGGAAAGTTTTAAGCAGGAGCAGGCCTATAAGGCCAAAGGCTGGACCTACATTCAAATGGGGGGGGAAATCGGGATCCTGTCCAGCGGGGCCGGTATCACCATGGCCATTTTGGATCTCATCCATCTAAAGGGTGGGAAGGCGGCCAATTTTCTGGATACCGCCCAGATGAACCGCCAGGGGATCTATGAGGCCTTCCAGATCTTTCACAACAGTACCGGCATCAGATGCCTTCTTATAAACATATTTGCCGGGTTGAACCGCTGTGACGAATTGGCCGATGGCATCAAAGATTATCTAATGGCCTATCAACCGCCCTTTCCCATCGTGGTTCGGATGGTCGGCAACCGTGAGAAAGAAGGAAGAGAAATTCTGGAAAGAATTGGGATCACCCCAATTGCCGGGCTGGAGGAATCGATCGATCAGGTGATCGCCCTAGTAAGGGGGCCCCGATGA